The region ttcagttcgtgtctgactctgtgccaccccccgagacggcagcccaccaggctcccctgtccctgggataatccaggcaagaacactggagtggattgccatttccttctccgatgcatgaaagtgaaaagtaaaagtgaagtcgctcagtcctgtccgactgctagcaaccccatggactgcagcctagcttCTGTTAATTTTAGTATCCAGAAGAGTCCTGGAATCAAGTCTCCCCTCTGCAGATAAGGGATGACTGTATATTCATTTTCTCCTGCAAGTGTAATTTCTGAGGAAGTTAGGTAACTGACAGGGATAAAACTTTAGGAGCCAAAAGGAAAGGTGTGAATCAAGTTTACAGTTTAATAGAAAGGGACTGGCTTTTTTAAGTCTAGTAAACAAACTTTTACCTTTCTAAAGAAGGTATAATAGTTTCAGAATTTGATTTTAGTAACCAGTACCATTGGGCAAGAGCTGTAGAGAGGCAACAGGAAAAAGAGTTCAGCTCTTCAACCTGCAGTGGAGAACCCAGTGAGATACATGGTATTTGGAACCCCCCAGTGATGACCTCTCAACACTTCTGGATAAGTCTTCCCTTGGCTTGGACGAGGACCATGCCCCAGATGTGCCATTCTGACTAGACTGTATGAAGGGAGTGGGTCCAAGAGAGAAAATGGCTGTGTAAAGTTGTGACTGGCTGTCCTAAAGCCCTTAGTCATACACGAACTTGGGCAGTGAGAGACACTTCAAGTTGAATGTTCGAGTTGATTTCCTCAGGTAAGACATATCACACAGAAAATATTGCACGTCACTCCTTTATTTTATACTGATctggaaaaaagacatttttagtaCAGTTATGCTCAAATGAGTACTGGGCCCAAGTGCTGGGCCAAGCAACTGGAACATGATTCAGAAGTCAGGCACAGTGAGAGACACACTTGGACATGATCGAGAGGCATTCCGCTGCCACAAAACAGTAAGGCAGGGGAGGGATTCTAAAACACACAGCAGGATGAACTCCTACACCTTAGACGCCAGGAGCTTATCCCATGATGGTGTAAGGAATGACTTATTTGCTGATGACCACATGTGGGAATATTTCAACCGCCACTAAAAACCCCAGaagggtttttggtttttttttttatatttatatatatatatttttaaagtaaatgcaaCACAAAAACATTCAGGATTGATCCAGCCTTTTAGAGTCAGGGAGGAATATTTGATTGAGTCACCATGCAGGTTACATTCATCTTCCACTGGAATGACTAGAGCCCGGAGTCACCTAACAACTGTGCCCGGCTGGCCTCTGGGGACACGAACGGGCTCTTACTTCTCCTCATTGGTCACACCTCAGCATGGTTTTCTCCCTGTCCCCTACTCAAGCAGCTCCTTGGTAATAAACCACCATCAAACCCCCCAGTAACGACCTCTCAACACTTCTGGATAAGTCTTCCCTCGGCTTGGACTGAGGACCATGCCCCAGACGTGCCATTCTGACTAGACTGTATGAAGGGAGTGGGTGCAAGAGATAAAATGGCTAATGTGGAATTGGGAGCCGCTGGTCCCCACCTGCAGCTACAACTTACGATGCCTACAGATGTAATCAGTGGGACATGTGCCAGGGAGAGGTGCAGAGGAATAGGGTGGgccagggcaggggaggagggtaaTCCTTGGGAAAGTAATCTGCTGCTTGCCCTCACTTCTTGGCCTTGCCCTGGGCAGCCACAGCCTCCATGGCTTTACGCACGGTCTCCTCATCCCCCAGGAACTGCATGGGCTTGATGGGCTTCAAGTTCTTGTCCAACTCATAGACCATAGGAATGCCAGTCGGCAGGTTCAGCTCCATGATAGCCTCTTCAGAGAGACCTGAAAATATACCTCCTCATGATCAGTCAAGCAAGATAAGAATCCACAGACCTCTCCAGCTTTACTATTCATCCTCCATGTGGGGAAATGGGTCCTCCAAGGACTCTGGCAGGAATTAAAACAAGACACCCTTTCTGATACTTGTCATGAAAGTAAGGATCTATATTAGGGCAGAGTGATCACCCAAGGAATGCCCCCAATATTCTTTCTCAGCCACTGAACAGCAAGAAAAAAGGGATGAAAGGTATCCCTCCCCAAGGGGGATCTGGAAGCCCACAGTGAAGCAGGACTATACATCTTAGTATCTCAAACGTCCTATGTTGTCCATACAGCTGCCAAAACGTGGCACATCTGGGCCTCTGCTAGGCCCCTAAGTGAAACAACTTAGGATGCAAATTGACACTCATGTGGGGAGTTGTAATCAGGCTGTGGTTAAGAAGGATTTTTATCAGCAATTTCAACTAGCAATCCTAGTCTAGAGGTAGGCATCTCCAACTTTCATGTGTATCTCCTTTGGGGAGAGAtacttttcatccttttttcttactgttcagtggctaagaaagAATACTGGGGGCATTCCTTGGGTGATCACTCTACTGTAATAGAGCAATGATAGATGCACCTGGATGACAGACGCAGCTTCCAAATCAGGTCTGAAGTGGGACCTGAGGTTCTAACGTGTAACAAGCACCCGGTGGGGTGTGGCAGCCTCTGGTTCTGCAGATGATGCTTGGAGAAGCAAGGATCATGTTTCTACTAGGAGATACTCTGGACTGTCTCTAAGGCTCTCAGTACATCCAGCCCTTTCCTGAAGGTCTCCTTCATACTAAATCAGTCCAGAGTAGTGGCAGTTCTGCTTTACCCTTCCCTGAGGGCCCCTCTGAAAAGCATACATACCCTCCAGATGCTTGACGATGCCCCGGAGGCTGTTGCCATGGGCTGCAATTAGTACCCGTTTCCCCTCCTTGATCTGGGGGACAATTTCTTCATTCCAAAAGGGCAGAGCTCTGGCAATTGTGTCCTTCAGACTCTCACAGGAGGGCAGCTGGTCTTCAGTGAGGTCTGCGTACCTGCGATCCTAAACAAAAAATCCCAGCTTGCCAGTTATTACCAGCTGCATTTGTTCTGCCTATTCCTCATCCCCTAAGGGATCACAGTGATAAGTAAAAGTCTCTCACCAGGGCACTGAGGGCTTGGGAAGGGGGATTATTACTATCCTGCCCGCCCTCCCCTACTACCCACGACTGGGAAGACTGAATAGTCCAAAAGAAACACAACTTTGGAAAGGTGGGCCTCAAGGCTCTTCCCAAGTCACTTTACCTGTagtgcagttttttaaaatatggcaatacatgtaaaaaaagatggaaattctTTGTAGATAAACCACATAAACTCTTAACTAAATCTTTTAATGAGTAATGGtcattccttggagaaggcgGATTACAAAGGGGGATTTATCATAAATTAGAAACTCAGTGATCTAGGCAGATATTAATAAAAGCTAAAAGAGAGAAGTCCAGATTCTGATCCCCTGGTCCTGCGTGCAGCGAGCCAAGCTTCACTTTGTCCATACCTTACTGATGTTGCTGTAGAAGGGATGGTCGGGCTCCATGGGAGGTGGCGGGACATCATAGGAGCGCCTCCAGATCTTTACCTGGGCCTCACCATGCTTGGCAGCAGTTTCTGCCTTATTGAGGCCAGTCAGACCCCCATAGTGTCGCTCATTAAGGCGCCAAGTCCTCACCACTGGCAGCCACATTTGGTCAATGGCATCCAGCACTGTCCAGAGGGTCCGGATTGCTCTCTTCTGCACTGAGGTGAAGCAGATGTCAAACTCATAGCCAGCATCtggaaattttaagttaaaagtgATAAGCTAATGAGGTCCACTCTAGAGccagaatttcttcttttttctttagccacaccacacggcttgtgggatcttagttccccaaccagggattaaacctgggccctcagcagtgacagcAAGGAGTTCTAACTACTAGaccgccaggaaattccctagagCCAGAATTTTCTTACATATAAATCTCAGGTATAGACAACCTAAATGAAAATTATCTGGCTAAATATTTTGTAtaccctaaatattttattttgcatacaggaaaaacaatattcTGCCTTTGGGGAAGGTAACATTTGTTGATTTATGTTGCAGTTGACAATATACTTCCCAGCAGCTTCCCAATAATTCATCTAACCAAAGGCCCAAATGTATTATCAACGAGCTAACCTGAGATCTGCGCTACTAATCCCCAGAGTGCTGTGCTtaagcacattttaattttttatttgctttaattcTTTTAACCTAAGGACACTAAAAACTTGGAGTCACTTAATAAACTTTTTAGTTAATATTTATAGAAGGTTTACCATCTGTCAGGCACTGGACTAATAAGTactttgtatgtattttatttagttttcataaCAATCCAATGAGGTTACATCATTACAATCCATCTTACCGGGTAGGGGAAATATAAACTGCAGGAGTTAAGCAAATTATCTGAGATCACAGATATTACATGAAAGGTTAAAAACCCAGGTTGTATGACTCTAATCCAACTCATAACCACCATCTCTGGCTATCTCCATAGTTTCCTGACTTCTAAGGATTCTGATGTTTGTATTTTAGTTAGAACTGTCACTTCTGATTGACAATTACTAATATATTTCAGTCCTCTCTACTTTCTGGTCCAGGAGAAATGGGATTTTGAATTCAACAATTAGGATACAGCAAGAACTCAGAGGATGCTGATAAAACCAGTTTGTTGCATGAAACTGTATCCTCCCTAGAATATGGAAATCACAGTCTCTTCATCCACAGTTCCTTTCTGCTAGTCAAATTACTTGACTACCCTATATATCTACCTATCTACATTGTTAAACCAAGTTTAAGAGAAGCCACTCACTGGAGAAAGAGCAGACCTCTCCTCTACACACAGCAGTTATGAGGGGTGGTATCAAGAGTTATGTTGGCCCAACCAGTAAGTTACAACCATATGTATCTTCGTTTATGTTTCACAAACCATTATTCTCCCTCCCACTTTAATGGGGAGATGTCCCTTTCCAGGAatctgttttcttccaggaggCTACAAGGCCCTCATTGAAATTCAGCACAAACTTTCCTGTGTGTTGCTTCGTACTGAGACCACCAACAGTAATTAAGGAAACGTGAATTTTCTGCCAGTCATTCAATTGAGAATAAGGCCAGTAGGAACTACActgatgggggaagggaggattAGTCACCAGAGACTCACCAGCACCCACAAGGGAAAAGTCACATCTCATCGCTGAGCCTCAGGACAAGTCCTAGTAGACTCACTTAGCATCTGCTCCCTAACTTTATGGGGAAGAATGATTCCCCAGTAAAAGGCTGAGTCACTGGGAAGCAACATCCTCAGTGCAAGGCTCAGCTGCCATGCTGAAAAGCTGTGGTTGTTTCACTGAATTTTCTAATTGCTGTGGAGTGCTGCACATTAGATACACAAATAGATCCCAGAGGAAAAGAGCAGTTCCCCTTATAACTCTCAACAAACTCTAAAGCCTCTTCCTTTAACTTGGCCATCAAACAAAGCAGAGTTAGGACGCTCCCACGGATGGGCTTAGCTGGTGCCATGTGGCCTCCATCCTCCCTTAGTAAGACGGCGTGATGAAACTCAGTTCTTGCTAACTTGCTCCTGAAATCATGCAAGATTTTATAAGCCCTATAGTACTTAAAGCCCTGGTGAAattaatactttattttgggCCTTTTATATTATTAGATTATTCATATGGTCTTCATCATtcagaatttttgcttttagtcATTGACTTTTTATTTAATCATCTGTGATGCCCctaaacagttattttaaaaatttaatgggctttctttttaaactaatgCTACTAACATTTACTTAAAAACTCAACTAGGGTCTGTTATTTTAAGAGATTACAAGTTAAGGCATTTGACCAGTCTTAGAGGACAGTTGCAATTTGCTTTGTCCTGGGTCAGTCATCAGCAAACCACCACAGACCCATTCAGTTCTTCCTGCAGACAGGAGAGAAAATGGCCTCCTCTACCAGCACTTTCCCCATCCTGGCCTCTCCTAACTGGTATGAGGTCACACTGGGCCATCCCAAATTACTCACACACATCCTCAGCAGGATTATATTTCCCAGATTTGTTTCCAAGCCTTTGCTTCATTT is a window of Bos mutus isolate GX-2022 chromosome 26, NWIPB_WYAK_1.1, whole genome shotgun sequence DNA encoding:
- the PGAM1 gene encoding phosphoglycerate mutase 1 is translated as MAAYKLVLIRHGESTWNLENRFSGWYDADLSPAGHEEAKRGGQALRDAGYEFDICFTSVQKRAIRTLWTVLDAIDQMWLPVVRTWRLNERHYGGLTGLNKAETAAKHGEAQVKIWRRSYDVPPPPMEPDHPFYSNISKDRRYADLTEDQLPSCESLKDTIARALPFWNEEIVPQIKEGKRVLIAAHGNSLRGIVKHLEGLSEEAIMELNLPTGIPMVYELDKNLKPIKPMQFLGDEETVRKAMEAVAAQGKAKK